One Spiroplasma endosymbiont of Nebria brevicollis DNA window includes the following coding sequences:
- a CDS encoding PD-(D/E)XK nuclease family protein, whose translation MQLNNNLIFKKDTHQYFIKNKELISVSKIIQYYLYEDKNPYENIPFDRLENARLRGETVHKVAELYFKNININNIKDKLLNNIQHLFNKNYLQYCENLLNNLQEFKVNTKYICEQVFTYDIIAGTPDLIYKENNLYTIIDFKTLSNMYKENKEKSILQLTAYYWILKNNGFNLSNTHYIYWIQKDNVEKILVEITDELVYEWEMAIALWKENH comes from the coding sequence ATGCAATTGAATAATAATTTAATTTTTAAAAAAGATACACATCAATATTTTATTAAAAATAAAGAATTAATTTCAGTTTCTAAAATTATTCAATATTATTTATATGAAGATAAAAATCCTTATGAAAATATACCTTTTGATAGATTAGAAAATGCTAGATTAAGAGGAGAAACTGTTCATAAAGTAGCAGAATTATATTTTAAAAATATAAATATTAATAATATAAAAGATAAATTATTAAATAATATTCAACATTTATTTAATAAAAATTATTTACAATATTGTGAAAATTTATTAAATAATTTACAAGAATTTAAAGTAAATACTAAATATATATGTGAACAAGTATTTACTTATGATATTATTGCTGGAACACCAGATTTAATTTATAAAGAAAATAATTTATATACAATAATTGATTTTAAAACATTATCAAATATGTATAAAGAAAATAAAGAAAAATCAATATTACAATTAACCGCTTATTATTGAATATTAAAAAATAATGGTTTTAATTTATCAAATACACATTATATTTATTGAATTCAAAAAGATAATGTAGAAAAAATATTAGTAGAAATAACAGATGAATTAGTATATGAATGAGAAATGGCAATTGCACTTTGAAAGGAAAATCACTAA
- a CDS encoding recombinase RecT, giving the protein MANLTLPKNIDKSKIQQFTNYYELTKLNDKKLSTLNPQSVINTLATIFELDLSNNPIKKEIALIPYNNELQVQIQEDGFLTLLQRSNCVIDFQREIITDKHIFNKETQRWELDPSKIFENKIIIGYYGMISIKNYLGKIITFIKGMTKQECEEHRKKYSKANGNSPWTTSFNAMALKTVIKAIIRDINKDPSIKLENQNIIDRAMQIDQAIVLENENIMYVDNPNNDNKEIKLKSIEEPKEEININYEQIQTNIDNLDKVVFSNE; this is encoded by the coding sequence ATGGCAAATTTAACTTTACCTAAAAATATAGATAAATCAAAAATACAACAATTTACTAACTATTATGAATTAACAAAATTAAATGATAAAAAATTATCAACATTAAATCCACAATCAGTTATTAATACTTTAGCAACTATATTTGAATTAGATTTAAGTAATAATCCAATTAAAAAAGAAATAGCATTAATACCTTATAATAATGAATTACAAGTACAAATACAAGAAGATGGTTTTTTAACTTTATTACAACGTTCAAATTGTGTAATTGATTTTCAAAGAGAAATTATTACTGATAAACATATTTTTAATAAAGAAACTCAACGTTGAGAATTAGACCCTAGTAAAATATTTGAAAATAAAATAATTATTGGTTATTATGGTATGATTTCTATTAAAAATTATTTAGGTAAAATAATTACTTTTATTAAAGGTATGACTAAACAAGAATGTGAAGAACATAGAAAAAAATATAGTAAAGCAAATGGTAATAGTCCATGAACTACTAGTTTTAATGCTATGGCACTTAAAACAGTTATTAAAGCAATTATTAGAGATATTAATAAAGACCCTAGTATTAAATTAGAAAATCAAAATATTATTGATAGAGCAATGCAAATTGATCAAGCAATAGTATTAGAAAATGAAAATATAATGTATGTTGATAATCCAAATAATGATAATAAAGAAATTAAATTAAAATCTATTGAAGAACCAAAAGAAGAAATAAATATTAATTATGAACAAATACAAACTAATATTGATAATTTAGATAAGGTAGTATTTAGTAATGAATAA
- a CDS encoding TrkA family potassium uptake protein, whose protein sequence is MSSSENDFCVIGLGKFGISVVRTLEDLGKVTLAIDKKEERCQLVSSIASETLILDSTNRGALEDAGIHKIQNIIIAVGSDLAASIVTAVHVLAIHRENNTLNRLNLVAKAVDSTHQLILEAIGITNIILSETEAGKKAAYRAIWKLGVDLTTVDDKYSIASVIVKNMRFTNKKLEALRIPTNYKINLVAIKRDGKVIIPSRNEILMLNDELLFISSNDNINNVYNDFSINNSTKVPERVITKAQEKKLPFWKRWGKKNKKKFGKNNGSNVKKIPSSKPKAKKDK, encoded by the coding sequence ATGTCTTCATCAGAAAATGATTTTTGTGTCATTGGTTTAGGAAAATTTGGTATTTCGGTTGTTAGAACATTAGAAGATTTAGGTAAAGTTACTTTGGCCATAGATAAAAAAGAAGAACGCTGTCAATTAGTTTCCTCTATTGCTTCTGAAACTTTAATTTTAGATTCTACTAATCGAGGAGCCTTAGAAGATGCTGGTATTCATAAAATTCAAAATATTATTATTGCTGTGGGGTCTGATTTAGCAGCATCAATTGTCACTGCTGTTCATGTTTTAGCAATTCATCGTGAGAATAATACTTTAAATCGTCTTAATTTAGTAGCCAAAGCTGTTGATAGTACCCACCAATTAATTTTAGAAGCCATTGGTATTACTAATATTATTTTATCAGAAACAGAAGCAGGGAAAAAAGCTGCTTATCGTGCTATTTGAAAATTAGGTGTTGATTTAACAACGGTTGATGATAAATATTCAATTGCTAGTGTGATTGTTAAAAATATGAGATTTACTAACAAGAAGTTAGAAGCGTTACGCATTCCTACTAATTATAAGATTAACTTAGTGGCTATTAAACGCGATGGTAAAGTCATCATCCCTAGTAGAAATGAAATATTAATGTTAAATGATGAGTTATTATTCATTAGTTCTAATGATAATATTAACAATGTTTATAACGATTTTTCTATAAACAATAGTACGAAAGTACCTGAACGAGTGATTACTAAAGCGCAAGAAAAGAAGTTACCATTTTGAAAAAGATGGGGTAAAAAAAATAAAAAAAAATTCGGTAAAAATAATGGTTCTAATGTTAAAAAAATACCTAGTTCTAAACCTAAAGCCAAAAAAGATAAGTAA
- a CDS encoding Mbov_0401 family ICE element transposase-like protein, producing MTLINNEFNYYNFDNEINNNTINYLKNKWLNYDNDWYKTKYKYVKTAKRSPKTQYGIVENIYRKCYLNLENNEYFYPLDNYIKIKKRKRIIDILENIVIKNSGNGKRQCDIKDIIPNSHISKMSITNIMKNTKINIEKPKEKKIVLENEKLFVNMDDCFLNLLNDNKKQKYRIRTISANNGTDLKKSTKNRNVLKDKKIIFMKTKNGQIIKKVELIDKIYDFLNSNFIYNKSSLVFIGDGAPWIKTSAKSENIPYLIDRYHACKTLKKAFIFNRKWKIKKC from the coding sequence ATGACTTTAATTAATAATGAATTTAATTATTATAATTTTGATAATGAAATAAATAACAATACTATTAATTATTTAAAAAATAAATGATTAAATTATGATAATGATTGGTATAAAACTAAATATAAATATGTTAAAACTGCTAAAAGAAGCCCAAAAACTCAATATGGTATAGTAGAAAATATTTATAGAAAATGTTATTTAAATTTAGAAAATAACGAATATTTTTATCCATTAGATAATTATATAAAAATTAAAAAAAGAAAAAGAATAATTGATATTTTAGAAAATATAGTAATAAAAAACTCAGGAAATGGTAAAAGACAATGTGATATTAAAGATATAATTCCAAATTCTCATATTTCTAAGATGTCTATTACTAATATAATGAAAAATACTAAAATAAATATTGAAAAACCAAAAGAAAAAAAGATAGTCTTAGAAAATGAAAAATTATTTGTAAATATGGATGATTGTTTTTTAAATTTATTAAATGATAATAAAAAACAAAAATATCGTATTCGTACAATTAGCGCAAATAATGGTACAGATTTAAAAAAATCTACTAAAAATAGAAATGTTTTGAAAGATAAAAAAATTATTTTTATGAAAACTAAAAATGGTCAAATAATTAAAAAAGTAGAATTAATTGATAAAATTTATGATTTTCTTAATTCAAATTTTATTTATAATAAAAGTAGTTTAGTATTTATTGGTGATGGCGCACCTTGAATTAAAACTTCTGCTAAATCAGAAAATATTCCATATTTAATTGATAGATATCATGCTTGTAAAACATTAAAAAAAGCATTTATTTTTAATAGAAAATGAAAAATTAAAAAATGCTAA